One Candidatus Woesearchaeota archaeon DNA segment encodes these proteins:
- a CDS encoding carbohydrate kinase family protein codes for MFDVITVGSATVDVFVDTESELIKIRTPKHLEELIAYPSGSKILIRDIIFMTGGGGTNTAVSFARLGLKTAYFGKMGDDDNGKRILTELKKEKIEFVGYVSKKKEDRTAYSIILDSIEHDRTILAYKGCMNSFSMEHTDRKKLKAKWFYFSSLVGDAFKTQEKLAEFAKKNGIKVAFNPSNYQAEKGPLFLSRVLRNTEVLILNDEEAGLLVRGSIKEMLVKLSRLGPKIVVITKGKKGSEAYDGKYHYDLKARKIKVVETTGAGDCFASTFIAMLIKGRDVKSAMKLAQINSESVIQYKGAKNNLLSYKKLINSSRKTKISIKKSILNQKM; via the coding sequence ATGTTCGATGTCATCACAGTAGGAAGCGCAACAGTCGATGTGTTTGTCGACACTGAATCTGAACTCATCAAGATAAGGACACCAAAACATCTCGAAGAGCTGATAGCATATCCCTCTGGATCAAAGATCCTCATAAGGGACATAATATTCATGACCGGGGGCGGGGGAACCAACACAGCAGTGAGCTTTGCCAGGCTAGGGCTGAAGACAGCATACTTCGGGAAGATGGGTGACGACGACAATGGTAAAAGGATACTGACAGAGCTCAAGAAAGAGAAGATAGAATTCGTCGGCTATGTGTCCAAGAAAAAAGAGGACAGGACAGCATATTCCATAATACTTGATTCCATAGAGCATGACAGGACAATATTGGCATACAAGGGATGCATGAACTCCTTCAGCATGGAGCATACCGACAGGAAGAAGCTCAAGGCAAAATGGTTCTATTTCTCCAGCCTGGTGGGAGATGCATTCAAGACACAGGAAAAGCTGGCAGAATTTGCAAAAAAGAACGGGATAAAAGTTGCATTCAACCCAAGCAATTACCAGGCAGAGAAGGGGCCGCTCTTCCTGTCCAGAGTGCTCAGGAACACAGAAGTGCTCATACTGAATGATGAAGAAGCCGGACTGCTTGTCCGCGGAAGCATCAAAGAGATGCTTGTCAAGCTCAGCAGGCTTGGCCCCAAGATTGTCGTGATAACAAAAGGGAAGAAAGGATCAGAAGCATATGACGGAAAATACCATTATGACCTCAAGGCAAGAAAGATAAAGGTTGTCGAGACAACAGGAGCAGGGGACTGCTTTGCCTCGACCTTCATTGCAATGCTGATAAAAGGCAGGGATGTCAAGAGCGCAATGAAGCTTGCGCAGATAAATTCGGAGTCAGTCATACAATACAAAGGAGCAAAAAACAACCTTTTAAGCTATAAAAAACTTATAAATTCATCTAGAAAAACAAAAATAAGCATAAAAAAATCCATTTTGAATCAAAAAATGTAA
- the zupT gene encoding zinc transporter ZupT has product MIETSTLVLAFSLTLFAGLATGIGSAIAFFAKRTNTKFLSVALGFSAGVMIYVSFVEIFAEARESLISASGTVAGTWITVASFFGGMLIVALIDRLIPTFENPHEIHMVEEMRSKPDRKCRRCLYRMGILTALAIAVHNFPEGLATFASAINDIHLGVMIAFAIALHNIPEGIAVSVPLYYATGSRKKAFLYSFLSGLAEPIGALVGFTILYSLFNGIVFGMLFAVAAGIMVFISLDQLLPAAHEYGEHHLSIYGLLAGMGTMALSLLLFL; this is encoded by the coding sequence ATGATTGAGACATCCACGTTGGTTCTTGCATTCTCTCTGACACTTTTTGCAGGTCTGGCAACAGGCATCGGGAGTGCAATTGCATTCTTTGCCAAGAGGACGAACACTAAGTTTCTTTCTGTTGCTCTGGGTTTCTCTGCCGGGGTCATGATCTATGTCTCTTTTGTCGAGATATTCGCTGAAGCAAGGGAAAGCCTTATATCAGCGTCTGGAACTGTTGCAGGGACATGGATCACAGTCGCATCTTTCTTTGGTGGTATGCTTATTGTTGCTTTGATTGACAGGCTTATCCCGACTTTTGAGAACCCCCATGAGATCCATATGGTTGAGGAGATGAGAAGTAAGCCTGACAGGAAGTGCAGGAGGTGCCTTTATAGGATGGGTATCCTCACAGCACTGGCCATTGCTGTGCATAATTTTCCAGAGGGCCTTGCTACATTCGCAAGCGCTATCAATGATATACACCTCGGTGTGATGATTGCTTTTGCAATAGCTTTGCATAACATACCTGAAGGGATTGCTGTTTCAGTCCCATTATACTATGCCACAGGCAGCAGGAAGAAGGCTTTTCTTTATTCTTTCCTTTCAGGCCTGGCAGAACCAATTGGTGCTCTTGTGGGTTTCACGATTTTGTATTCCTTATTCAATGGGATTGTGTTTGGCATGCTTTTTGCGGTTGCTGCAGGCATAATGGTCTTTATCTCTCTCGATCAGCTCCTTCCTGCAGCTCATGAATATGGTGAGCATCATCTTTCCATATATGGGCTTTTGGCTGGCATGGGGACCATGGCTCTGAGTCTGCTGTTGTTTTTATAG
- the topA gene encoding DNA topoisomerase I, which translates to MSYELIITEKPSSAKKIADALASGKPIKESFKGVPYYKITHGKKDIVVCAAVGHLFGVAERNKGKWTYPVFDVAWKPTSEISKSSAFTKKYLNTIKKLSKDADTFVIATDFDIEGEVIGHNILKFICNKDDAKRMKFSTLTKPDLIRSYEEIRPTLEWGQANAGETRHVLDFFYGINLSRALSLAVKHSTGMFKILSSGRVQGPALKIIVDRELEINAFRPEPYWQIELRGYTPKEKEKLIIALHEKDKFWNKDEADRVMQNVKGRKALVSETKTSTFNQAPPTPFDLTTLQTEAYRTLNISPKHTLEIAQELYSSGYISYPRTSSQVLPKEIGYAGILTNLARQSKYKELCSELLRRKSLVPNNGKKTDPAHPAIYPTGIAPKVGGREEKVYDLIARRFMATFADPAVRETINIKIDVNKEIFIAKGTRTIEKGWHVYYGPFATFKEEEMPKVAQGDEIIVNSIDELAKETQPPKRYTQASIIKELEKRGLGTKATRAGIVDSLYDRGYVVEKSIKATQLGIRTVETLQKYSPEILDEALTRKFEDEMESIREKQKKGQEVLDDARNVLTKVLADFKKKEKEIGTELADAYKETRNKEAFIGSCPVCKEGTLQQRTGKFGRFIACDRYPDCKTTFSLPKFGKVKSAKKECEHCHYPMIIIGSGKKTQELCLNDKCPSKQLSQQAKQEIKDMESGKIEKKCPKCGSDMILRKSVYGSFLGCSKYPGCRHTERLENGNNNGNNNSDGKNNNAGNGR; encoded by the coding sequence ATGTCCTACGAGCTGATTATCACTGAAAAGCCCAGTTCTGCTAAGAAGATAGCAGATGCATTGGCCAGCGGGAAGCCGATTAAGGAGTCCTTCAAGGGTGTCCCTTATTATAAGATCACTCATGGCAAGAAGGATATTGTTGTCTGCGCCGCAGTAGGCCATCTCTTTGGTGTTGCTGAACGGAACAAGGGTAAATGGACTTATCCTGTCTTTGATGTTGCCTGGAAGCCGACTTCTGAGATAAGCAAGTCTTCTGCATTCACCAAGAAGTATCTTAACACTATCAAGAAGCTCTCCAAGGATGCTGATACTTTTGTCATTGCTACTGATTTTGATATTGAAGGCGAAGTCATCGGCCATAACATCCTGAAGTTCATCTGCAACAAGGATGATGCAAAGAGGATGAAATTTTCTACTCTGACCAAGCCTGATCTGATAAGGTCTTATGAGGAAATCAGGCCGACTCTTGAGTGGGGCCAGGCCAATGCCGGCGAGACCCGTCATGTCCTTGATTTCTTCTATGGTATCAATCTCAGCCGCGCCTTGAGCCTTGCTGTGAAGCACTCGACTGGCATGTTCAAGATCCTGAGCAGCGGAAGGGTGCAGGGTCCTGCTTTGAAGATTATTGTCGATAGGGAATTGGAGATAAATGCTTTCAGGCCTGAGCCGTATTGGCAGATTGAGCTCAGGGGCTACACCCCGAAGGAGAAGGAGAAGCTGATCATCGCGCTCCATGAGAAGGATAAGTTCTGGAACAAGGATGAAGCTGACAGGGTGATGCAGAATGTCAAGGGCAGGAAAGCCCTGGTTTCTGAGACAAAGACCTCTACTTTCAATCAGGCTCCTCCCACGCCTTTTGATCTGACGACACTGCAGACAGAGGCATACCGCACCTTGAATATCTCGCCAAAGCATACTCTCGAGATTGCCCAGGAGCTCTATTCTTCAGGTTACATCTCTTATCCGAGGACCTCATCCCAGGTATTGCCAAAGGAGATAGGCTATGCTGGTATTCTCACCAATCTTGCCAGGCAGTCCAAGTATAAGGAGCTGTGCAGCGAGCTTCTCAGGAGGAAGTCCTTGGTCCCTAATAATGGCAAGAAGACTGATCCTGCGCATCCGGCAATCTATCCGACAGGCATTGCCCCAAAGGTGGGCGGCAGGGAGGAGAAAGTATACGACCTCATTGCCAGGAGATTCATGGCCACTTTTGCTGATCCTGCTGTCAGGGAGACGATTAACATCAAGATTGACGTCAACAAGGAGATTTTCATTGCAAAGGGAACAAGGACCATTGAGAAAGGATGGCATGTCTATTATGGCCCTTTTGCCACATTCAAGGAAGAGGAGATGCCCAAGGTCGCACAGGGTGATGAGATCATTGTCAATAGCATTGATGAGCTGGCAAAGGAGACCCAGCCTCCTAAGAGATACACTCAGGCTTCTATAATAAAGGAGCTTGAGAAGAGGGGCCTCGGCACAAAGGCTACGAGGGCAGGCATCGTTGACTCTCTCTATGATAGGGGTTATGTCGTCGAGAAATCTATCAAGGCGACCCAGCTCGGCATCCGCACAGTCGAGACACTCCAGAAATATAGTCCTGAGATCCTCGATGAGGCCCTAACCAGGAAGTTTGAGGACGAGATGGAGAGCATCAGGGAGAAGCAGAAGAAAGGCCAGGAGGTACTGGATGATGCCAGGAATGTCCTGACCAAGGTCTTGGCTGATTTCAAGAAGAAGGAGAAGGAGATTGGTACAGAGCTTGCTGATGCCTACAAGGAGACAAGGAATAAGGAGGCTTTCATCGGCTCCTGTCCGGTCTGCAAGGAGGGCACTCTCCAGCAGAGGACCGGGAAGTTCGGCAGGTTCATCGCATGTGACAGGTATCCTGATTGCAAGACCACTTTCTCGCTCCCGAAGTTCGGCAAGGTCAAGTCTGCTAAGAAGGAGTGTGAGCACTGCCATTATCCCATGATCATCATCGGTTCAGGCAAGAAGACCCAGGAGCTTTGCTTGAATGATAAGTGTCCTTCCAAGCAGCTCTCTCAGCAGGCTAAGCAGGAGATAAAGGATATGGAATCAGGCAAGATTGAGAAGAAGTGCCCGAAGTGCGGTTCTGATATGATCCTGAGGAAATCTGTTTATGGGAGTTTCCTGGGTTGCTCCAAATATCCTGGCTGCAGGCATACTGAAAGGCTTGAGAATGGGAATAATAATGGCAATAATAATAGCGATGGTAAGAATAATAATGCTGGTAATGGCAGATGA
- a CDS encoding TVP38/TMEM64 family protein: MKKLKEYIDSLNPQKALWTVIGLILLATIFWSSYSLQRMFFDSVDKINIFINDNPLIGILIFIGLAAISAMFSPFSSVPLIPFAILIWGEVGTFFLLLTGWLIGGSITYIIGRYAGRPIVTKLLSENKLDYFLRKIPRKAEFWLVLLFRLSMPAEIPGYITGILKIPFWMYFVASIIGEGVIAVGSIYASEALINADPIMFIVAAAAIVGWMSIFFYHFKKALA; encoded by the coding sequence ATGAAAAAGCTGAAAGAATACATCGACAGCCTCAATCCCCAGAAAGCCCTCTGGACAGTCATCGGCCTCATACTTCTTGCAACAATATTCTGGTCATCATACAGCCTGCAAAGAATGTTCTTTGATTCCGTCGACAAGATAAACATCTTCATAAATGACAACCCCCTAATTGGAATCCTGATATTCATAGGACTGGCAGCAATATCAGCAATGTTCTCACCATTCAGCAGCGTACCCCTCATACCTTTTGCAATACTGATCTGGGGAGAGGTTGGGACTTTTTTCCTACTCCTGACCGGCTGGCTCATCGGGGGATCGATAACATACATCATCGGAAGATATGCAGGAAGGCCCATAGTCACAAAGCTTCTATCAGAAAATAAGCTTGACTATTTCCTCAGGAAAATACCCCGCAAAGCAGAATTCTGGCTGGTGCTATTATTCAGGCTTTCCATGCCAGCAGAAATACCGGGCTATATCACAGGGATACTGAAAATACCATTCTGGATGTATTTTGTGGCATCGATAATAGGAGAAGGGGTGATAGCAGTCGGATCAATCTATGCCAGCGAAGCACTCATAAATGCAGACCCAATCATGTTCATTGTCGCAGCAGCAGCAATAGTAGGATGGATGAGCATATTCTTCTACCATTTCAAGAAAGCATTAGCCTAA
- a CDS encoding DNA double-strand break repair nuclease NurA, whose translation MEVKDVAAGLRDQILGRTGNNILFNGPKRIDNANFRTIEKITGKEISCFVDGGNLDIIRSNSINLQLVRACGAVFEGNVRKDIIKEEFFVLTRTEIEGEDMRYIAKCYGTFNEEFIFDAYEPTLREGNFRVEISKIGETVRRYFEVIFMSKIIERIPGMAYLVRDGKLRAEIVGEEKHCSTLLSRADEKGIILAGVAKTNSIITDHGIPASSALIKRAPPGRWQYLLESGRISSHMAKLNENSRHVLYVESTDDAFSMLAENSSDAAFPGYPYGLVMADRMARVSFNEGEYYKTRLMAEMGKDWERIKDMMTTRDAHDILDNMG comes from the coding sequence ATGGAAGTTAAAGATGTGGCAGCAGGACTGAGGGATCAGATCCTCGGCCGGACAGGCAACAATATCCTGTTCAATGGACCAAAGAGGATTGACAATGCCAATTTCCGGACAATAGAGAAAATAACCGGGAAAGAGATAAGCTGCTTTGTCGATGGCGGGAACCTTGACATCATCAGGTCAAACAGCATCAATCTCCAGCTAGTCAGGGCCTGCGGAGCTGTCTTTGAGGGAAATGTGAGGAAAGACATCATCAAAGAGGAATTCTTTGTTCTGACAAGAACAGAAATAGAAGGAGAGGACATGAGATACATCGCAAAATGCTACGGGACCTTCAATGAGGAGTTCATCTTCGATGCATATGAGCCGACGCTCCGCGAAGGCAACTTCAGGGTCGAGATATCAAAGATCGGCGAGACAGTACGCAGGTATTTTGAAGTGATATTCATGTCAAAGATAATCGAGAGGATACCCGGCATGGCATATCTTGTCAGGGACGGGAAGCTCAGGGCTGAGATTGTCGGCGAAGAGAAGCATTGCTCGACATTGCTCTCAAGAGCAGATGAGAAAGGCATCATACTGGCCGGAGTGGCGAAGACAAACAGCATAATAACAGACCATGGGATCCCTGCTTCAAGCGCACTGATTAAGAGGGCGCCGCCAGGCAGATGGCAATACCTGCTTGAGAGCGGAAGGATCAGCAGCCATATGGCAAAGCTCAACGAGAACAGCAGGCATGTCCTTTATGTAGAGTCGACTGATGATGCATTCAGCATGCTGGCAGAGAACTCATCTGATGCGGCATTCCCCGGATATCCTTACGGCCTTGTGATGGCAGACAGGATGGCAAGAGTCAGCTTCAATGAAGGGGAATACTACAAGACAAGGCTTATGGCAGAGATGGGGAAGGACTGGGAGAGAATCAAGGACATGATGACAACAAGAGACGCCCATGACATACTGGACAATATGGGCTGA